A DNA window from Bacteroidales bacterium contains the following coding sequences:
- a CDS encoding enoyl-ACP reductase: MAYNLLKGKKGIIFGALNDMSIAWKVAERCHEEGATFVLSNTPVALRFGTLDKLAQMTGSVIIPADATSVEDLTMVFTKAMEVLGGKIDFLLHSIAMSPNVRKGREYDDVDYDYFLKTLDISALSFHKMLQVARKLDAINEWGSVVALSYIAAQRTLVGYNDMADAKALLESIARSFGYIYGRDKKIRVNTISQSPTVTTAGSGIKGIDTLLDWSERMSPLGNATADECADYCITLFSDLTRKVTMQNLYHDGGFSSMAMSRAAITQYSKSFEDCD, translated from the coding sequence ATGGCGTACAATCTTTTAAAAGGGAAAAAGGGTATCATATTTGGCGCCCTGAACGACATGTCGATTGCGTGGAAGGTGGCGGAACGCTGCCATGAGGAAGGGGCAACGTTTGTGCTCAGCAATACTCCCGTTGCCCTTCGTTTTGGAACCCTTGACAAACTGGCTCAGATGACAGGGTCGGTCATTATTCCTGCCGATGCTACCAGTGTGGAAGATCTGACAATGGTCTTCACCAAAGCCATGGAGGTTCTTGGCGGGAAAATTGACTTTCTTCTGCATTCCATCGCCATGTCGCCCAATGTTCGGAAAGGAAGGGAATACGACGATGTTGACTATGATTATTTTTTAAAGACGCTTGATATTTCAGCACTTTCATTCCATAAAATGCTTCAGGTAGCCCGGAAACTGGATGCTATCAATGAATGGGGTTCAGTGGTTGCCCTCTCTTATATTGCCGCCCAGAGGACCCTGGTGGGGTACAATGACATGGCCGATGCAAAGGCCCTCCTGGAATCCATAGCCCGGAGTTTCGGATACATTTACGGACGGGACAAAAAAATACGGGTGAATACCATTTCCCAGTCACCTACTGTTACAACGGCAGGCAGTGGAATTAAAGGCATAGATACCCTTCTCGACTGGTCTGAACGCATGTCACCCCTCGGAAATGCCACGGCCGATGAATGTGCAGATTATTGCATCACTTTGTTCTCAGACCTTACCCGGAAAGTTACCATGCAGAATCTTTATCACGACGGTGGTTTTTCGAGCATGGCCATGAGCCGGGCTGCCATTACCCAGTACAGCAAGAGTTTCGAGGATTGTGACTAA
- the ftcD gene encoding glutamate formimidoyltransferase has product MQKIIECVPNFSEGRDRRVIDEIASAISSVEGAHLLNIDPGKATNRTVITFAGSPEPVLEAAFRAVKKAMELIDMSKHHGEHPRFGATDVLPLVPVQGISMEETAELARALGKRIGEELSIPVYLYEHAASCPERKNLATVRAGEYEGLQAKLADPAWKPDFGPAVFLPRTGAIAVGARDFLIAYNINLNTTSTRRANAVAFDIREKGRPKREGNPVTGKIVRDEQGNPVMIPGSLRHVKAIGWFIEEYGIAQVSCNLTNIRETPLHIVFEEACSKAEARGMRVTGSEIVGLVPLQSLLEAGKYFLQKQKRSTGVSDEELIRIAVRSLGLNDLYPFRPEEKVIEYLLREKGISLLSDLTVRGFLEETASESPAPGGGSVAALMAAAGASLGMMVANLSAHKPGWDERWEEFSQWAEKAKAVQQELIRLIDEDTRAFNALMEAYRLPKNTEEEAARRTSAIQEAVLHAMEVPLCVMKSGWQALPVVKAMAETGNPNSISDAAVGALALTAGIRGAHLNVKINASSLKDKEKAAQILREAEEIEKQAAEYEKTILEFVRKAIK; this is encoded by the coding sequence ATGCAGAAAATTATTGAATGTGTTCCCAATTTTTCGGAAGGACGTGACAGAAGAGTAATTGATGAGATAGCTTCGGCCATATCATCAGTTGAAGGAGCACACCTGCTGAATATTGACCCCGGAAAGGCAACAAACCGCACAGTTATCACCTTTGCGGGATCACCGGAGCCGGTTCTGGAAGCTGCCTTCCGGGCTGTGAAAAAAGCCATGGAACTCATCGACATGTCGAAGCACCATGGTGAACATCCCCGGTTCGGTGCAACCGATGTTCTGCCACTGGTACCTGTTCAGGGAATTTCTATGGAAGAAACAGCAGAGCTGGCGAGGGCATTAGGAAAGCGAATAGGAGAGGAGCTCAGCATACCGGTTTACCTGTATGAACATGCTGCCAGCTGTCCCGAGAGAAAGAACCTGGCTACGGTAAGGGCCGGTGAATATGAAGGCCTGCAGGCAAAACTTGCCGACCCTGCATGGAAGCCTGATTTCGGGCCGGCAGTATTTCTTCCCCGCACCGGAGCAATAGCCGTGGGAGCGCGTGATTTTCTGATTGCCTATAACATTAACCTGAATACAACTTCTACCCGCAGGGCAAATGCTGTGGCCTTCGATATACGGGAAAAAGGCCGCCCGAAAAGAGAAGGAAATCCGGTAACAGGAAAAATTGTCAGGGATGAACAAGGTAACCCTGTCATGATTCCCGGATCACTGCGTCATGTAAAAGCCATCGGGTGGTTTATTGAAGAGTACGGCATAGCGCAGGTTTCCTGCAATCTGACCAATATCCGGGAAACTCCCCTGCACATTGTTTTTGAAGAAGCCTGTAGCAAAGCTGAAGCCAGGGGAATGCGGGTTACCGGTTCGGAAATTGTCGGTCTGGTGCCCCTGCAATCCCTGCTCGAGGCAGGAAAATATTTTCTGCAGAAACAGAAACGATCTACTGGAGTCTCTGATGAAGAGCTTATCCGTATTGCTGTCCGTTCACTCGGTTTGAACGATTTGTATCCGTTTCGCCCGGAGGAAAAAGTGATTGAATACCTTCTTCGTGAAAAGGGTATTTCCCTTTTAAGCGATCTGACGGTTCGCGGTTTTCTTGAAGAAACGGCTTCCGAATCACCCGCTCCGGGCGGAGGCTCTGTCGCAGCCCTTATGGCAGCTGCGGGTGCATCCCTGGGCATGATGGTGGCCAATCTCTCAGCCCATAAGCCCGGATGGGATGAACGCTGGGAGGAATTTTCACAGTGGGCAGAGAAAGCAAAGGCTGTCCAGCAGGAGCTGATCCGTCTGATCGACGAAGACACAAGAGCGTTCAATGCCCTGATGGAAGCCTACCGTTTGCCAAAAAATACGGAAGAAGAAGCTGCCAGGAGAACATCGGCCATTCAGGAAGCAGTATTGCATGCCATGGAGGTTCCCCTTTGTGTAATGAAATCCGGATGGCAGGCACTTCCCGTGGTGAAGGCTATGGCGGAAACCGGAAACCCAAATTCCATCAGCGACGCAGCTGTCGGCGCACTGGCCCTGACAGCCGGCATCCGCGGCGCCCACCTGAATGTGAAAATCAATGCCTCTTCGCTGAAAGATAAAGAAAAAGCGGCGCAGATCCTTCGTGAAGCGGAAGAAATTGAAAAGCAGGCTGCGGAATACGAAAAAACCATCCTGGAGTTTGTCCGTAAAGCAATAAAGTAA
- a CDS encoding imidazolonepropionase — protein sequence MAGNILIKNIREILVTDVPADGPLRGVAMNRPGRFPDAWIMIRDGRIERIGNMKDFPGHKETEEFRQIDASGKYVIPAFCDSHTHIVYAGSREQEFVDKLSGLSYEEIALRGGGILNSVALLRRTPEEELYRQAYLRVREVMRQGTGSLEIKSGYGLTPEDELKMLRVIRRLKETTPLAIKATFLGAHAIPEEHRNNREEYIRILLFEMIPAVASEGLADFIDVFCDTGFFTPQETERILMTGIKYGLRPKIHANELDNSGGVQTGVKYDALTVDHLERIGREELDALEASETIATVLPGASFFLSLPDPPVREMIRRNIPVALASDYNPGSSPSGNMKLMMSLACIRWKMLPAEALTAATINGAWAMDVAGETGSIEPGKRADMIITKPMPSFEFFPYAFGSDLIDMVILGGEIVPG from the coding sequence ATGGCGGGAAATATTCTTATCAAAAACATCAGGGAGATTCTGGTCACAGACGTGCCGGCAGATGGGCCACTTAGAGGGGTGGCCATGAATCGTCCCGGAAGGTTTCCTGATGCGTGGATAATGATCAGGGACGGTCGTATAGAACGGATCGGAAACATGAAGGATTTTCCGGGGCACAAAGAAACGGAAGAATTCCGGCAGATTGATGCATCGGGGAAATATGTCATTCCTGCTTTCTGTGACTCTCACACGCACATCGTTTATGCAGGCAGCCGGGAACAGGAATTCGTTGATAAACTTTCAGGGCTTTCGTACGAAGAGATTGCCTTGAGGGGAGGAGGTATTCTTAACTCCGTTGCTCTTTTGCGCAGGACGCCGGAGGAAGAATTATACCGGCAGGCGTATCTGAGGGTCAGGGAGGTAATGCGGCAGGGAACAGGTTCTCTTGAAATTAAGAGCGGATATGGGCTTACCCCTGAAGATGAACTGAAAATGCTTCGGGTAATCAGAAGGTTGAAAGAGACTACACCCCTTGCCATAAAAGCCACTTTTCTCGGTGCCCATGCCATACCTGAAGAACATCGCAACAACAGGGAAGAATATATCCGGATACTGCTTTTTGAGATGATACCGGCTGTTGCATCAGAAGGCCTTGCTGATTTTATTGATGTTTTTTGCGACACAGGTTTTTTTACACCGCAAGAAACCGAGCGGATCCTGATGACAGGGATAAAGTACGGATTACGACCAAAAATTCATGCCAATGAACTGGATAATTCGGGAGGGGTGCAAACCGGAGTGAAATACGATGCCCTTACGGTTGACCATCTTGAGCGGATTGGCAGGGAAGAGCTGGACGCTCTCGAAGCTTCGGAGACCATTGCTACGGTTCTTCCCGGGGCTTCTTTCTTCCTTTCTCTTCCTGATCCTCCGGTTCGGGAAATGATTCGGAGGAATATTCCCGTTGCGTTGGCTTCTGATTATAATCCCGGTTCATCTCCGTCTGGTAATATGAAACTGATGATGTCACTGGCCTGCATCCGTTGGAAAATGCTCCCTGCCGAGGCACTCACTGCGGCTACGATCAATGGGGCATGGGCCATGGATGTTGCTGGCGAAACAGGATCCATAGAGCCTGGTAAAAGGGCCGATATGATCATTACCAAACCCATGCCTTCCTTTGAATTTTTCCCGTATGCGTTTGGTTCTGACCTGATCGATATGGTAATACTTGGCGGTGAAATAGTGCCTGGCTGA
- a CDS encoding DUF819 family protein: MAAFYIVLLVLFYVFTPALILYLCRKFPWINKLGAVVVAYIIGLVAGNMGILPEGADKVQNTIMSITIPLAVPLLLFSSDIRTWFRLAGKTVISLFLGTIMVVATVIAGYFIFRTPAINDFWKVSGMLVGVYTGGTPNLASIALMLNVDPNTYIITHTYDLFVGSVHLLFLMTVARSFFGLFLPPYRFLKPEDRNFSLSDGKNPYEGIFRRKVFVPLLRAFGVAVLIFLLGALPTLFLKQEHQMVVIILVITTLGILASLVPWINKTEKTFEAGMYLILIFSVTVSSMADIQKFSIQSAPILYYIVFVIFGSLLFQALISYFFRIDTDTMLITSTALICSPPFVPVVAGALRNKEIIITGITIGIIGYAIGNYLGFFVARFLSAY; encoded by the coding sequence ATGGCAGCATTTTATATCGTACTGCTGGTACTTTTTTATGTTTTCACACCGGCACTGATTCTTTATCTCTGCCGTAAGTTTCCCTGGATCAATAAGCTGGGAGCGGTAGTGGTGGCTTATATAATTGGCCTTGTAGCAGGTAATATGGGTATTCTGCCTGAGGGTGCCGATAAAGTTCAGAATACCATTATGAGCATTACCATTCCTCTGGCTGTCCCGTTGCTGCTGTTTTCATCCGATATCAGAACCTGGTTCCGTCTGGCAGGAAAAACCGTCATATCCCTGTTTCTTGGCACCATTATGGTGGTCGCCACCGTCATTGCCGGATATTTTATTTTCAGGACTCCTGCAATAAACGATTTCTGGAAAGTCAGCGGTATGCTGGTAGGTGTCTATACCGGAGGAACCCCGAATCTTGCTTCTATTGCCCTGATGCTCAATGTGGATCCAAATACCTACATCATTACCCATACCTATGATCTTTTTGTCGGAAGCGTTCATTTGCTGTTTCTGATGACAGTAGCACGGAGCTTCTTCGGACTCTTTCTGCCGCCCTACCGTTTTCTGAAACCTGAAGACAGGAATTTTTCCCTTTCGGACGGGAAAAACCCATATGAAGGAATTTTCCGTCGGAAAGTGTTTGTGCCTCTCCTCAGAGCCTTTGGAGTAGCAGTACTTATTTTTCTGCTGGGTGCACTCCCGACTTTGTTTCTGAAACAGGAACATCAGATGGTGGTTATTATTCTGGTTATAACCACACTCGGTATCCTGGCTTCCCTGGTTCCGTGGATTAACAAAACGGAAAAAACGTTTGAAGCAGGCATGTATCTGATTCTTATATTCTCTGTTACGGTTTCTTCCATGGCCGATATTCAGAAGTTCTCAATTCAGTCAGCTCCGATTTTGTATTATATAGTATTCGTCATCTTCGGTTCCTTGCTTTTTCAGGCACTTATCAGCTATTTTTTCCGTATAGATACTGACACCATGCTAATAACATCCACAGCCCTGATCTGCTCACCGCCCTTTGTACCGGTTGTGGCGGGTGCCCTGCGCAACAAAGAAATTATTATTACCGGCATTACTATTGGTATTATCGGATATGCCATTGGGAATTACCTGGGTTTTTTTGTTGCCCGGTTTTTGTCGGCTTATTGA